From a single Thioalbus denitrificans genomic region:
- a CDS encoding glutathione S-transferase family protein: MSLLVDGKMQADWLDAEREAGEFVRQESRFRNWVTRDGSPGPSGQGGFRAEPGRYHLYVSLACPWAHRTLIFRRLKGLEKAVGVSVVHPWMGPEGWAFSAYPGATPDAINGTGHLHEIYTRADPGYSGIVTVPVLWDTQRETIVNNESSEIIRMLNAAFDACGASGPDFYPEPLRPAIDAVNERVYAEVNNGVYRAGFAATQSAHERAVKRLFEALDWLEARLARQRYLVGATLTEADWRLFTTLVRFDAVYHTHFKCNVRRLVDYPNLWDWTRELYQVPGVAETVNMDHIKRHYYTSHPELNPRGLIPVGPELDFTAPAGRG, translated from the coding sequence ATGAGCCTGCTGGTTGACGGAAAGATGCAAGCCGACTGGCTGGATGCCGAGCGGGAAGCGGGTGAGTTCGTGCGCCAGGAGTCGCGCTTCCGCAACTGGGTGACCCGGGACGGGTCACCCGGCCCCTCGGGGCAGGGCGGGTTCAGGGCCGAGCCCGGCCGCTATCACCTGTACGTGTCGCTGGCCTGTCCCTGGGCCCACCGTACCCTCATCTTCCGCCGCCTCAAGGGGTTGGAGAAGGCGGTGGGCGTCTCGGTGGTGCATCCCTGGATGGGGCCCGAGGGCTGGGCCTTCAGCGCCTATCCCGGCGCCACGCCGGATGCGATCAATGGCACGGGTCACCTGCACGAGATCTATACCCGGGCCGATCCGGGCTACAGCGGGATCGTCACCGTGCCCGTATTGTGGGACACGCAGCGGGAGACCATCGTCAACAACGAGTCGTCCGAAATCATCCGCATGCTCAACGCCGCCTTCGACGCCTGCGGCGCCAGCGGGCCGGATTTCTATCCGGAGCCGCTGCGCCCGGCCATCGACGCGGTCAACGAGCGGGTCTACGCGGAGGTGAACAACGGCGTCTACCGGGCCGGTTTCGCCGCCACCCAGTCGGCCCATGAGCGGGCGGTGAAACGCCTGTTCGAGGCGCTCGACTGGCTGGAGGCGCGCCTCGCCCGCCAGCGCTACCTCGTGGGAGCGACGCTCACGGAGGCCGACTGGCGCCTGTTCACCACCCTGGTGCGTTTCGATGCGGTCTACCACACCCACTTCAAGTGCAATGTGCGCCGGCTGGTGGACTACCCGAACCTGTGGGACTGGACCCGCGAGTTGTACCAGGTGCCCGGAGTGGCGGAGACGGTGAACATGGATCACATCAAGCGCCACTATTACACCAGCCATCCGGAGCTCAATCCGCGCGGCCTGATCCCGGTGGGTCCGGAGCTCGATTTCACCGCTCCGGCGGGGCGCGGCTGA
- a CDS encoding YcgL domain-containing protein, with protein MTCWVYRSSRKDEMYLYLADKDVFDPVPEALLKAMGRLELVLELTLTPERSLAREDVNQVLANLRGQGFHLQMPPRLTPDLYHGE; from the coding sequence CTGACCTGCTGGGTATACCGTTCCAGCCGCAAGGACGAGATGTATCTCTACCTCGCCGACAAGGACGTTTTCGACCCGGTTCCGGAGGCCTTGCTCAAGGCCATGGGGCGGCTCGAGCTGGTGCTGGAGCTCACTCTTACGCCGGAGCGGAGCCTGGCCCGCGAGGACGTGAACCAGGTCCTCGCCAATCTCCGTGGCCAGGGCTTCCACCTGCAGATGCCGCCACGACTGACACCGGATCTCTACCACGGCGAGTGA
- a CDS encoding DoxX family protein, protein MKDLTTLAGRVLLAHIFLLAGITKITGYAGTQGYMEAMGVPGILLPLVILLEVGGGLALILGWQARWAALTLALFSLAAAAIFHTNFADQMQGIMFMKNLAIAGGLLLVSAHGPGAWSLDARAGRAG, encoded by the coding sequence ATGAAAGACCTCACCACCCTCGCCGGCCGCGTGCTGCTGGCCCATATCTTCCTGCTTGCCGGGATTACCAAGATCACCGGATATGCCGGCACCCAGGGCTACATGGAGGCCATGGGCGTGCCGGGCATCCTGCTGCCACTGGTGATCCTGCTGGAAGTGGGCGGCGGGCTGGCCCTCATCCTCGGCTGGCAGGCGCGCTGGGCCGCACTGACCCTGGCCCTGTTCAGCCTCGCCGCGGCCGCCATTTTCCACACCAACTTCGCCGACCAGATGCAGGGCATCATGTTCATGAAGAACCTGGCCATTGCCGGCGGCCTGCTGCTGGTGAGCGCCCACGGCCCCGGAGCCTGGAGCCTTGATGCCCGCGCCGGCCGGGCGGGTTGA
- a CDS encoding ATP-binding cassette domain-containing protein, translated as MALIQLRGVTLGYGGPPLLEGVELAIDPGERVCLVGRNGSGKTTLLRVLAGELEPDAGEMVRRQGLRVARLGQDVPEAVEGTVFDVVAAGLGGLGELVQRYHRLSHRLAEEGGEALLETLARVQHDLEAAGGWTLTQRVETVLSRLALDAEADFPGLSGGLKRRVMLARALVSEPDLLLLDEPTNHLDIDAIAWLEEFLLGFSGTLLFITHDRAFLGRLATRIVELDRGRITSWPGSFDAYQRGKQAALDAEAQEQARFDKRLAQEEAWIRQGIKARRTRNEGRVRALEQMRRERLARREQQGRVRLQVQDGERSGRLVVEAEAVEFGYDERPIIRELTTTILRGDKVGIIGPNGAGKTTLLRLLLGDLAPRGGRIRHGTRLEVAYFDQLRARLDGERTVMDNLEHGSDQVTVNGQARHVLSYLQEFLFTPDRARTPVKALSGGERSRLLLARLFLRPANLLVLDEPTNDLDMETLELLESRLVEYPGTVLLVSHDRAFLDHVVTSTLVLEGQGRVGEYVGGYSDWLRQRPAPAVAAPVPAPAPAPAREKPRGRPAKLSYRDQRELEALPGHIEALEREQAELLERLSDPGFYQGPAEDIAAATARLEVLEAELTDAYGRWEALEAATGAG; from the coding sequence ATGGCGCTGATTCAGTTGCGCGGCGTGACCCTGGGCTACGGCGGCCCGCCCCTGCTGGAGGGCGTCGAGCTGGCCATCGACCCGGGCGAGCGGGTCTGCCTGGTGGGCCGCAACGGCAGCGGCAAGACCACGCTGCTGCGGGTGCTGGCGGGGGAGCTGGAGCCGGACGCCGGCGAGATGGTGCGGCGCCAGGGGCTGCGCGTCGCGCGGCTGGGCCAGGATGTGCCGGAGGCGGTCGAGGGCACGGTCTTCGACGTGGTGGCGGCGGGTCTCGGGGGGCTGGGAGAGCTGGTGCAGCGCTACCACCGCCTCAGCCATCGCCTGGCCGAGGAGGGCGGCGAGGCGCTGCTCGAAACCCTCGCCCGCGTCCAGCACGACCTCGAGGCCGCCGGCGGCTGGACTCTCACCCAGCGGGTGGAGACAGTCCTGTCGCGGCTGGCGCTGGACGCGGAGGCCGACTTCCCCGGCCTCTCCGGCGGGCTGAAGCGCCGGGTGATGCTGGCCCGCGCGCTGGTCTCGGAGCCCGATCTGCTGCTGCTCGACGAGCCCACCAACCACCTGGATATCGACGCCATCGCCTGGCTGGAGGAGTTCCTGCTCGGCTTCTCCGGCACCCTGCTGTTCATCACCCACGATCGGGCCTTCCTGGGGCGGCTCGCGACCCGCATCGTGGAACTGGACCGCGGCCGGATCACCAGCTGGCCGGGCAGCTTCGATGCCTATCAGCGCGGCAAGCAGGCGGCGCTGGATGCCGAGGCCCAGGAGCAGGCCCGGTTCGACAAGCGGCTGGCCCAGGAGGAGGCCTGGATCCGGCAGGGCATCAAGGCCCGCCGCACCCGCAACGAGGGGCGGGTGCGGGCCCTGGAGCAGATGCGGCGCGAGCGTCTCGCCCGGCGCGAGCAGCAGGGCCGGGTCCGGCTGCAGGTCCAGGATGGGGAGCGCTCCGGGCGGCTGGTAGTGGAGGCCGAGGCGGTGGAGTTCGGCTACGACGAGCGCCCGATCATCCGCGAGCTGACCACCACCATCCTGCGCGGCGACAAGGTGGGCATCATCGGCCCCAACGGCGCCGGCAAGACCACGCTGCTGCGGCTGCTGCTGGGGGACCTGGCGCCGCGCGGCGGCCGCATCCGCCATGGCACCAGGCTGGAGGTGGCCTACTTCGACCAGCTCCGGGCGCGGCTCGACGGCGAGCGCACGGTGATGGACAACCTCGAGCACGGCAGCGACCAGGTGACCGTCAACGGCCAGGCCCGCCACGTGCTCAGCTACCTGCAGGAGTTCCTGTTCACGCCCGATCGGGCCCGCACGCCGGTCAAGGCGCTCTCCGGCGGGGAGCGCAGCCGGCTGCTGCTGGCGCGGCTGTTCCTGCGCCCCGCCAACCTGCTGGTGCTGGACGAGCCCACCAACGATCTCGACATGGAGACCCTGGAGCTGCTGGAGTCCCGGCTGGTGGAGTATCCCGGTACCGTGCTGCTGGTGAGCCATGACCGGGCCTTTCTCGACCACGTGGTGACCAGCACCCTGGTGCTGGAGGGGCAGGGTCGCGTGGGCGAGTACGTCGGCGGCTACAGCGACTGGCTGCGCCAGCGTCCGGCCCCGGCGGTGGCCGCGCCGGTCCCGGCCCCAGCGCCGGCCCCGGCGCGCGAGAAACCCCGCGGCCGTCCGGCCAAGCTCAGCTACCGGGACCAGCGGGAGCTGGAGGCCCTGCCCGGGCATATCGAGGCGCTGGAGCGCGAGCAGGCGGAGCTGCTGGAGCGGCTCTCCGATCCCGGCTTCTACCAGGGGCCCGCGGAGGATATCGCCGCCGCCACCGCCCGCCTGGAGGTCCTGGAGGCGGAGCTGACCGACGCCTACGGCCGCTGGGAGGCGCTCGAGGCCGCCACCGGCGCCGGCTGA
- a CDS encoding peroxiredoxin, translating into MGVLVGRQAPDFTAPAVLGDGSIVDKYNFAEATKGKYAVVFFYPLDFTFVCPSELIAFDHRLQEFKDRNVEVIGVSIDSHFTHNAWRNTPVNQGGIGPVGYTLVADMTHGICKAFDVETPDGAVAFRGSFLIDKEGMVRHQVVNDLPLGRNVDEMLRMVDALQFVEEHGEVCPAGWQKGSKGMTATPDGVADYLAENADAL; encoded by the coding sequence GTGGGAGTTCTCGTCGGCCGCCAGGCCCCTGATTTCACCGCCCCCGCCGTCCTCGGTGACGGCAGCATCGTGGACAAGTACAACTTCGCCGAAGCCACCAAGGGCAAGTACGCCGTGGTCTTCTTCTATCCCCTGGACTTCACCTTCGTGTGCCCGTCGGAGCTCATCGCCTTCGATCACCGGCTGCAGGAGTTCAAGGATCGCAACGTGGAGGTGATCGGCGTCTCCATCGACTCCCACTTCACCCACAACGCCTGGCGCAACACCCCGGTGAACCAGGGCGGCATCGGCCCGGTGGGCTACACCCTGGTGGCCGACATGACCCACGGCATCTGCAAGGCCTTCGACGTGGAGACCCCCGACGGCGCGGTGGCCTTCCGCGGCTCCTTCCTCATCGACAAGGAGGGCATGGTGCGCCACCAGGTGGTGAACGATCTGCCGCTCGGCCGCAACGTGGACGAGATGCTGCGCATGGTCGACGCCCTGCAGTTCGTCGAGGAGCACGGCGAGGTCTGCCCCGCCGGCTGGCAGAAGGGCTCCAAGGGCATGACGGCCACCCCCGACGGCGTGGCCGACTACCTGGCCGAGAACGCCGACGCCCTGTAG
- a CDS encoding cytochrome-c peroxidase, with protein sequence MKVTLTTLAVALALAGGPAMAAQWQALPDTAPAPADNPTTAEKVELGKMLYFDPRVSSTGTVSCFSCHNVMEGGDDHRPTSVGVHGQLGGRNAPTVWNSAFHSAQFWDGRAATLEDQAKGPVTNPVEMGMSDLDAAVSRLTRIKGYKPFFDAAFGPGDNINADNMAKAIAAYERTQITPDSPYDRYVKGDRQALSAQQVRGMETFDRIGCTSCHSGANFDGPALPAGQPFLMKFPTFPGSSYDAEYKLTEDPGRYASTGNDADRHMWRVPTLRNLTYTAPYFHNGSVKSLPEAVKVMAKTQLNKDLGDADTADIVAFLEGLTGKFPDQTMPHLPPTPGDLLE encoded by the coding sequence ATGAAGGTTACCCTCACAACCCTGGCCGTGGCGCTCGCCCTGGCCGGCGGCCCCGCCATGGCCGCCCAGTGGCAGGCGCTGCCGGACACCGCGCCGGCCCCCGCCGACAATCCCACCACCGCCGAGAAGGTGGAACTCGGGAAGATGCTCTACTTCGACCCCCGCGTCTCCTCCACCGGCACCGTCTCCTGCTTCTCCTGCCACAACGTGATGGAGGGCGGCGACGACCACCGGCCCACCTCCGTCGGCGTGCATGGACAGCTGGGCGGACGCAACGCGCCGACCGTCTGGAACAGCGCCTTCCACTCCGCCCAGTTCTGGGACGGCCGCGCCGCGACCCTGGAGGACCAGGCCAAGGGTCCGGTGACCAACCCCGTCGAGATGGGTATGAGCGACCTGGACGCCGCGGTGAGCCGGCTTACCCGGATCAAGGGCTACAAGCCCTTCTTCGACGCCGCCTTCGGCCCGGGCGACAACATCAACGCCGACAACATGGCCAAGGCCATCGCCGCCTACGAGCGCACCCAGATCACCCCCGACAGCCCCTATGACCGCTACGTGAAGGGCGACCGGCAGGCACTCAGCGCCCAGCAGGTGCGGGGCATGGAGACCTTCGACAGGATCGGCTGCACCAGCTGCCATTCCGGCGCCAACTTCGACGGCCCGGCACTTCCCGCCGGGCAGCCGTTCCTGATGAAGTTCCCCACCTTCCCCGGCAGCAGCTACGACGCCGAGTACAAGCTCACGGAAGACCCGGGGCGCTACGCCAGCACCGGGAACGATGCCGACAGGCACATGTGGCGGGTGCCCACGCTGCGCAACCTCACCTACACGGCGCCGTACTTCCACAACGGTTCGGTGAAGAGCCTGCCCGAGGCGGTCAAGGTGATGGCCAAGACCCAGCTGAACAAGGATCTCGGCGACGCCGACACGGCGGACATCGTGGCCTTCCTGGAGGGGCTCACCGGCAAGTTCCCGGACCAGACCATGCCGCACCTGCCGCCCACGCCGGGAGACCTGCTGGAGTAA
- a CDS encoding LysR family transcriptional regulator, with amino-acid sequence MPSPKVTLDQWRTLAAVVDHGGFAQAAERLHRSQSSISYTVAKLQEQLGMQLLVTEGRRSRITPAGTLLLERARALVDEAARLEQLAHNVEAGWEPEIRLVVDAAFPGDVLMRGLRAFAPRSRGSHVRLEEVILSGADEALQEGLADLAIGSRVPPGFLGDTLLEIEFVAVAHPDHPLHLLGRPLTQTDLKRELQVVIRDSGQRQPRDVGWLGPELRWTVTHFDTALSAVRNGLGFGWLPRHQVAALLGGGDLLPLPLRQGAVYRSPLYLIPGHPDRPGPATLELADCLRAACAATDAP; translated from the coding sequence ATGCCATCACCCAAAGTCACCCTGGACCAGTGGCGGACCCTCGCCGCCGTCGTCGATCACGGAGGATTCGCCCAGGCCGCCGAGCGGCTGCACCGCAGCCAGTCCTCCATCAGCTACACCGTCGCCAAGCTGCAGGAACAGCTGGGGATGCAGCTGCTGGTGACGGAGGGACGCCGGTCGCGGATCACCCCGGCCGGCACCCTGCTGCTGGAACGGGCCCGGGCACTGGTGGACGAGGCCGCGCGCCTGGAGCAGCTGGCCCACAACGTCGAGGCGGGCTGGGAGCCCGAGATCCGCCTGGTGGTGGATGCCGCCTTTCCCGGCGATGTGCTGATGCGTGGACTGCGGGCCTTCGCGCCGCGCAGCCGCGGCAGTCATGTCCGGCTGGAGGAGGTGATCCTGTCCGGCGCCGACGAGGCGCTGCAGGAGGGCCTGGCCGACCTGGCGATCGGCTCGAGGGTGCCGCCGGGATTCCTGGGGGATACCCTGCTGGAGATCGAGTTCGTGGCCGTGGCCCACCCCGATCACCCCCTGCACCTTCTCGGTCGCCCCCTGACCCAGACGGACCTCAAGCGCGAGCTCCAGGTGGTGATCCGCGACTCCGGCCAGCGCCAACCCCGCGACGTCGGCTGGCTGGGGCCGGAGCTCCGCTGGACGGTGACCCACTTCGACACGGCCCTCAGCGCCGTGCGCAACGGGCTGGGGTTCGGCTGGCTGCCCCGGCACCAGGTGGCAGCCCTGCTGGGCGGCGGCGACCTGCTGCCCCTGCCCCTGCGCCAGGGCGCGGTCTACAGGAGCCCCCTCTACCTGATTCCCGGCCACCCCGACCGGCCGGGCCCGGCCACCCTGGAGCTGGCGGACTGCCTGCGGGCGGCCTGTGCCGCCACGGATGCCCCTTGA
- the rlmKL gene encoding bifunctional 23S rRNA (guanine(2069)-N(7))-methyltransferase RlmK/23S rRNA (guanine(2445)-N(2))-methyltransferase RlmL, producing MHTADLELFATVPRGLEPLLAEELRGLGAEAVQPGHAGVGFRGGIELAYRVCLWSRLASRVLLLLGAFPAPDPDRLYAGVRKIDWSAHLDPEGTLAVDFTTAASAISHSHFAALKVKDAIVDQFRAVAGVRPSVDIAHPDVRINGYLFRDRLRLSLDLSGESLHRRGYRVSGLQAPLKENLAAALLLLAGWPERAAAGASFFDPMCGSGTLPIEAALMAADCAPGLTRGYFGFLGWRGHAAAAWESLRAEAEARRDAGLERLPSITGADADPAAVAQALENAAGAGLAGRIEFLHRPLARTEPPPGDPGLVLVNPPYGERLGAEAGLAHLYGELGRVLKTRFGGWRAGVFTGNPALVHRLRLDPESTRDLNNGAIPCRLFLYQLPEPAAAAPPLPLPPPGPLTPGAEMLANRLRKNLRHLGRWARREGVDCWRLYDADLPEYALAVDLYHGEEGRWVVLQEYAPPRTVDPERAEARLRDALAVIPQVLELPPERLFLKRRQRQKGAAQYEKQADSGEFIAVREGPARLLVNFRDYLDTGLFLDHRITRARLRELAAGRRFLNLFAYTGAATVHAALGGATATTTVDLSNTYLDWARRNLELNGFTGGGHEFIQADCLEWLAREAGYPPGRRRRYGLIFLDPPTFSTSKRMEGTFDVQRDHVGLIRQAAALLEPDGVLIFSNNFRRFRLDEPALAGLAATDISAATIPEDFARNPRIHCCWEIRRESVTSDQ from the coding sequence ATGCATACTGCTGACCTGGAACTGTTCGCCACCGTGCCCCGGGGCCTGGAGCCCCTGCTGGCGGAGGAACTGCGCGGGCTGGGTGCCGAGGCGGTGCAGCCGGGGCACGCCGGGGTGGGCTTCCGTGGCGGGATCGAACTGGCCTACCGGGTGTGCCTGTGGTCGCGCCTGGCAAGCCGGGTGCTGCTCCTGCTGGGGGCGTTCCCGGCCCCGGACCCCGACCGCCTCTACGCCGGGGTGCGGAAGATCGACTGGTCGGCCCACCTGGATCCGGAGGGGACCCTGGCGGTGGATTTCACCACCGCCGCATCCGCCATCTCCCACAGCCACTTCGCCGCGCTGAAGGTCAAGGACGCCATCGTGGACCAGTTCCGGGCGGTCGCCGGGGTGCGCCCGTCGGTGGATATCGCGCACCCGGATGTGCGCATCAACGGCTACCTGTTCCGTGATCGCCTGCGGCTCAGCCTCGATCTCTCCGGCGAGAGCCTGCATCGGCGCGGCTACCGGGTCAGCGGCCTGCAGGCGCCCCTGAAGGAGAACCTGGCCGCGGCGCTGCTGCTGCTGGCCGGCTGGCCGGAACGGGCCGCGGCGGGGGCGTCCTTTTTCGATCCCATGTGCGGCTCCGGGACCCTGCCCATCGAGGCGGCCCTGATGGCGGCCGACTGCGCCCCGGGCCTCACCCGCGGCTACTTCGGCTTCCTCGGCTGGCGCGGCCATGCGGCCGCGGCCTGGGAGTCGCTGCGGGCGGAGGCGGAAGCGCGCCGCGACGCCGGGCTGGAGCGCCTGCCCTCCATCACCGGCGCCGATGCCGATCCCGCCGCCGTGGCCCAGGCCCTGGAGAACGCCGCCGGCGCCGGCCTGGCCGGGCGCATCGAGTTCCTGCACCGGCCGCTGGCCCGGACCGAACCGCCGCCCGGCGACCCCGGCCTGGTGCTGGTGAACCCGCCCTACGGCGAGCGGCTCGGGGCGGAGGCGGGCCTGGCGCACCTCTACGGCGAGCTGGGGCGGGTGCTGAAGACCCGCTTCGGGGGCTGGCGCGCCGGTGTCTTCACCGGCAATCCCGCGCTGGTCCATCGCCTGCGCCTCGACCCCGAGTCCACCCGTGACCTGAACAACGGCGCCATACCCTGCCGGCTGTTCCTCTACCAGCTGCCGGAACCCGCCGCCGCCGCGCCGCCGCTCCCCCTGCCGCCGCCGGGCCCCCTCACGCCGGGAGCCGAGATGCTGGCCAACCGGCTGCGCAAGAACCTCCGCCACCTGGGGCGCTGGGCGCGGCGGGAAGGGGTGGACTGCTGGCGGCTCTACGACGCCGACCTGCCCGAATATGCCCTGGCCGTGGATCTCTACCACGGGGAGGAGGGGCGCTGGGTGGTGCTGCAGGAGTACGCGCCGCCGCGCACCGTGGACCCGGAGCGGGCGGAGGCGCGCCTGCGCGATGCCCTGGCGGTGATTCCCCAGGTGCTGGAGCTGCCCCCGGAGCGGCTGTTTCTCAAGCGGCGGCAGCGGCAGAAGGGGGCGGCCCAGTACGAGAAGCAGGCCGACAGCGGCGAGTTCATCGCCGTCCGGGAAGGACCCGCGCGGCTGCTGGTCAACTTCCGCGACTACCTCGATACCGGCCTGTTTCTCGATCACCGCATCACCCGGGCCCGGCTGCGGGAGCTGGCGGCCGGCCGCCGTTTCCTCAACCTGTTCGCCTATACGGGCGCGGCCACGGTTCATGCGGCGCTGGGCGGGGCCACGGCCACCACCACCGTCGATCTCTCCAACACCTACCTGGACTGGGCCCGGCGCAACCTGGAACTGAACGGCTTCACGGGCGGCGGGCACGAGTTCATCCAGGCCGACTGCCTGGAATGGCTGGCGCGGGAGGCGGGCTATCCGCCGGGACGGCGGCGCCGCTACGGGCTCATCTTCCTCGATCCGCCCACCTTCTCCACCTCCAAGCGCATGGAGGGAACCTTCGACGTGCAGCGCGACCATGTCGGCCTCATCCGCCAGGCGGCGGCGCTGCTGGAGCCCGACGGCGTGCTGATCTTCTCCAACAACTTCCGCCGCTTCCGTCTCGACGAGCCGGCGCTGGCGGGTCTGGCGGCGACCGATATCAGCGCCGCCACCATCCCCGAGGACTTCGCCCGCAACCCCCGCATCCACTGCTGCTGGGAGATACGGCGCGAGTCGGTGACCAGTGACCAGTGA
- a CDS encoding SlyX family protein — protein sequence MENRIVDIESRLAFQEDTLDQLNAVVAEQEQRIGHLERQLQEALRLLRALTPPEVASQAEETPPPHY from the coding sequence ATGGAAAACCGAATCGTCGACATCGAGTCCCGCCTGGCGTTCCAGGAGGACACCCTGGACCAGCTCAATGCCGTGGTCGCGGAGCAGGAGCAGCGTATCGGCCATCTTGAGCGGCAGCTGCAGGAGGCCCTGCGGCTGCTGCGGGCCCTGACCCCGCCGGAGGTGGCGAGCCAGGCCGAGGAGACGCCGCCGCCCCACTACTGA
- a CDS encoding DNA-J related domain-containing protein, producing the protein MSVTMSLSRALDERLPELLRAHPHGLSEHALLRALRASGCGHLPPGPLADPLALFRVHFLLFNALYRLRARLWRAGSAHLSIEPLCIRLEDYRPGAPALTAADSLAEFYLEPDNLERATRAGVAQLLARSRRRLLAGGERTAALAVLGLAEPTDWPAIRRRYRELAGRHHPDRGGEAGRLQEIHAALRILGRCYGGR; encoded by the coding sequence ATGTCCGTCACGATGTCCCTGTCCCGCGCCCTGGATGAACGGCTGCCGGAGTTGCTCCGGGCGCATCCGCACGGGCTGTCCGAACACGCCCTGCTGCGGGCGTTGCGTGCGTCCGGATGCGGCCATCTGCCGCCGGGACCGCTGGCTGATCCCCTGGCGCTGTTCCGGGTGCACTTCCTGCTCTTCAACGCCCTCTACCGGCTGCGCGCGCGGCTGTGGCGGGCGGGTTCGGCTCACCTGTCCATCGAACCGCTGTGCATCCGCCTGGAGGACTACCGGCCCGGCGCGCCCGCGCTGACGGCCGCCGACAGCCTGGCGGAGTTCTACCTGGAGCCGGACAACCTCGAGCGCGCCACCCGCGCGGGCGTGGCGCAACTGCTGGCCCGGAGCCGCCGGCGGCTGCTCGCCGGCGGTGAGCGGACCGCGGCCCTGGCGGTGCTCGGCCTGGCCGAGCCGACGGACTGGCCGGCCATCCGGCGCCGCTACCGGGAACTGGCCGGGCGGCACCACCCCGATCGGGGCGGGGAGGCCGGACGTCTGCAGGAGATCCATGCCGCCCTGCGCATCCTCGGGCGCTGCTACGGCGGGAGATGA
- a CDS encoding flavodoxin family protein: MTKVAVVYHSGYGHTARQARSVVAGAAGVPGVEAVPVPVEEAEARWGELEAADAIIFGSPTYMGSVSAPFKQFMDQSSKTWSRQGWKDKLAAGFTNSASWSGDKLNTLIQMAVFAGQHGMIWVPLGLPPGNNTSTARSTDLNRVGSYLGAMAQSNADQDADAVPPPADLETARELGRRVGEMAVTFARGRNALAA, encoded by the coding sequence ATGACCAAGGTCGCAGTGGTGTATCACAGTGGTTACGGCCATACCGCCCGCCAGGCGCGGTCCGTCGTGGCGGGCGCCGCGGGTGTCCCGGGTGTGGAGGCGGTGCCGGTGCCGGTGGAAGAGGCGGAAGCCCGCTGGGGGGAGCTGGAGGCCGCCGATGCCATCATCTTCGGCTCGCCCACCTACATGGGCTCCGTTTCCGCCCCCTTCAAGCAGTTCATGGACCAGAGCTCGAAGACCTGGTCACGGCAGGGCTGGAAGGACAAGCTGGCCGCCGGTTTCACCAACTCCGCCTCCTGGTCGGGAGACAAGCTCAACACCCTGATCCAGATGGCGGTGTTCGCCGGCCAGCACGGCATGATCTGGGTTCCCCTCGGCCTGCCGCCCGGCAACAACACCAGTACCGCCCGGTCCACCGATCTCAACCGCGTCGGGAGCTACCTGGGGGCCATGGCCCAGTCCAACGCCGACCAGGATGCCGATGCCGTTCCGCCCCCGGCCGACCTGGAGACGGCCCGGGAGCTCGGTCGCCGGGTGGGTGAAATGGCGGTGACCTTCGCCCGCGGCCGCAACGCCCTAGCGGCCTGA
- a CDS encoding inositol monophosphatase family protein, which produces MTLPDIGELETLVRQAAAGEIMPRFRRVSADRKADGSLLTEADLAMDQRLQRELQARWPDIAFLSEEMTAARQQALLSRPEQPLWCLDPLDGTSNFAAGIPCFAVSLALLVDGAPVLGIIFDPVRDECFSAVRGAGARHDGRPCRNSDDGRPLKGSIGVVDFKRLRPELAAVLAARPPYASQRNFGSCALEWAWLATGRGHVHLHGGQKLWDYAAGSLILIEAGGQCATLAGEPLFRPALEPRSVVSACSPALFAQWQAWLAENREGIGGKG; this is translated from the coding sequence ATGACACTGCCGGACATCGGAGAACTGGAAACGCTGGTGCGCCAGGCCGCCGCCGGGGAGATCATGCCCCGGTTCCGGCGCGTGAGCGCCGATCGCAAGGCCGACGGCAGCCTCCTCACCGAGGCGGACCTGGCCATGGACCAGCGCCTGCAGCGGGAACTGCAGGCACGCTGGCCGGATATCGCCTTTCTCAGCGAGGAGATGACCGCCGCCCGGCAGCAGGCGCTGCTCTCCCGCCCGGAACAACCGCTCTGGTGCCTGGACCCGCTGGACGGGACGAGCAACTTCGCCGCCGGAATTCCCTGCTTCGCCGTATCCCTGGCCCTGCTGGTGGACGGCGCTCCCGTATTGGGTATCATCTTCGACCCGGTGCGGGACGAGTGCTTCAGCGCCGTCCGCGGCGCCGGTGCCCGCCACGACGGCCGGCCCTGCCGCAACAGCGATGATGGACGCCCGCTGAAGGGCTCCATCGGCGTGGTGGACTTCAAGCGCCTGCGGCCGGAACTCGCGGCAGTCCTGGCCGCCCGTCCGCCCTACGCCTCCCAGCGCAACTTCGGATCCTGCGCCCTGGAGTGGGCCTGGCTGGCCACCGGCCGCGGCCATGTCCACCTCCACGGCGGCCAGAAGCTGTGGGACTACGCCGCCGGCAGCCTGATTCTCATCGAGGCTGGGGGCCAATGCGCCACCCTCGCCGGCGAACCCCTGTTCCGGCCCGCGCTCGAGCCCCGCTCCGTGGTCTCCGCCTGCTCCCCCGCCCTGTTCGCCCAATGGCAGGCGTGGCTGGCGGAGAACCGGGAAGGGATAGGGGGTAAGGGGTAA